A region of Sphingobium baderi DNA encodes the following proteins:
- a CDS encoding alpha-D-glucose phosphate-specific phosphoglucomutase → MIQRLSTTPFNDQKPGTSGLRKKVRVFQQPHYAENFIQSVFDSLEAFEGKTLVLGGDGRFLNREVIQIALKMAAANGFGRVLVGRGGILSTPAASHLIRSSDAFGGLILSASHNPGGADEDFGIKYNVSNGGPAPEKVTEAIHARTLTIDHYRILEAGEVDIDTLGTSLLGEMAVEVVDPVAGYADLMEGLFDFGAIRAMIADGFTLSFDSMGAVTGPYAIEIFEKRLGAPAGTVRNAIPLPDFGHHHPDPNLVHAKELYDRMMAEDAPDFGAASDGDGDRNLIIGRHSYVTPSDSLAVLAANAHLAPGYALGLKGIARSMPTSGAADRVAEKLGIPLYETPTGWKFFGNLLDAGMATICGEESAGTGSDHVREKDGIWAVLLWLNILAVRRQSVAQIMTEHWVSYGRNYYARHDYEGIAKDKADALMEALRGKLASLPGTSNSGGKVEKADDFTYTDPIDQSVSRNQGARILFEDGSRVVFRLSGTGTEGATLRIYIERYVGSSGELGMATAEALAPLVKAAQEVADISGFTGMEGPSVIT, encoded by the coding sequence GTGATTCAGCGTCTGTCCACCACCCCCTTCAACGACCAGAAACCGGGCACTTCGGGCCTCCGAAAGAAAGTTCGGGTCTTTCAGCAGCCCCATTATGCGGAAAATTTCATTCAATCGGTGTTCGACAGCCTGGAAGCGTTTGAAGGCAAGACGTTGGTGCTGGGCGGCGATGGACGTTTCCTCAATCGCGAAGTGATCCAGATTGCGCTGAAGATGGCGGCGGCCAATGGCTTCGGGCGCGTTTTGGTGGGCCGAGGCGGAATATTATCGACACCCGCTGCATCGCATCTGATCCGGTCATCGGACGCTTTTGGCGGGCTGATCTTGTCGGCCAGCCACAATCCGGGTGGGGCGGACGAGGATTTCGGGATCAAATATAACGTGTCCAACGGCGGCCCCGCGCCGGAAAAGGTGACGGAAGCCATCCACGCACGAACGCTGACCATCGACCACTACAGAATATTGGAGGCGGGTGAGGTGGACATCGACACGCTGGGCACGAGCCTGCTCGGCGAGATGGCCGTAGAGGTCGTCGATCCAGTGGCGGGTTATGCCGATCTCATGGAAGGCCTGTTCGACTTCGGCGCAATCCGGGCGATGATCGCGGACGGCTTTACCCTATCCTTCGATTCCATGGGCGCCGTGACCGGTCCTTATGCGATCGAAATTTTCGAGAAACGACTAGGCGCGCCTGCTGGCACCGTACGGAATGCAATCCCCCTTCCCGACTTCGGTCATCATCACCCCGATCCCAATCTGGTCCATGCCAAGGAGCTTTACGACCGGATGATGGCCGAGGACGCGCCCGATTTCGGCGCGGCTTCTGACGGCGATGGCGACCGCAACCTCATCATTGGGCGGCACAGCTATGTGACGCCATCGGACTCGCTGGCGGTGCTGGCGGCGAACGCGCATCTGGCACCCGGCTATGCGCTGGGTCTCAAAGGTATTGCGCGCTCCATGCCGACCAGCGGCGCCGCTGACCGGGTCGCGGAAAAGCTGGGCATTCCGCTTTATGAGACGCCGACGGGTTGGAAATTCTTCGGCAACCTGCTGGACGCCGGGATGGCGACTATCTGCGGCGAGGAAAGCGCGGGCACGGGTTCCGATCATGTACGGGAGAAGGATGGCATCTGGGCAGTGCTGCTGTGGCTCAATATATTGGCGGTTCGGCGGCAAAGCGTCGCCCAGATCATGACCGAGCATTGGGTCAGCTATGGTCGCAATTACTATGCCCGGCATGACTATGAAGGCATCGCCAAGGATAAGGCCGACGCGCTGATGGAAGCGTTGCGCGGCAAGCTGGCATCGCTGCCCGGCACGTCGAACAGTGGCGGCAAAGTGGAAAAAGCCGACGACTTCACCTATACCGATCCGATCGACCAGTCCGTTAGCCGCAACCAGGGCGCGCGTATCCTGTTCGAGGACGGATCGCGGGTGGTGTTCCGCCTGTCGGGAACGGGAACGGAAGGTGCGACCCTACGCATCTATATCGAACGCTATGTCGGCAGCAGCGGCGAACTTGGCATGGCGACGGCAGAGGCGCTGGCGCCGCTGGTGAAGGCGGCGCAGGAGGTCGCAGATATTTCCGGCTTCACCGGGATGGAAGGACCAAGCGTCATCACTTGA
- the pth gene encoding aminoacyl-tRNA hydrolase: MQIWVGLGNPGPQYAMQRHNVGFMAADVIADLHRFTPVKKQFQGWVQEGRIGNEKILLLKPATFMNESGRSVGEAMRFYKLAPEDVTVFHDELDLTPMKVKVKRGGGNAGHNGLRSTDAHIGADFRRVRIGIGHPGHKDRVHGYVLGNYHKSEMDALSDMLGAIGAEAEWLAKGDDARFMNEVALRMAD, translated from the coding sequence ATGCAGATCTGGGTAGGCCTTGGCAATCCCGGTCCCCAATATGCAATGCAGCGGCACAATGTCGGCTTCATGGCGGCGGACGTGATCGCGGACCTGCATCGCTTTACCCCCGTAAAAAAACAATTTCAGGGCTGGGTGCAAGAAGGCCGGATCGGCAACGAAAAGATCCTCCTCCTGAAACCGGCGACCTTCATGAACGAAAGCGGCCGGTCCGTGGGCGAAGCCATGCGCTTCTACAAGCTGGCACCGGAAGACGTAACTGTGTTTCATGACGAACTCGACCTTACCCCAATGAAGGTGAAGGTGAAGCGCGGCGGCGGCAATGCCGGGCACAACGGCCTGCGTTCAACCGACGCGCATATCGGCGCGGATTTCCGGCGCGTGCGAATCGGCATCGGGCATCCGGGGCATAAGGACCGGGTGCACGGTTATGTCCTTGGCAATTACCACAAGAGCGAGATGGACGCTCTTTCCGACATGTTAGGCGCGATCGGCGCGGAGGCGGAGTGGCTGGCGAAGGGCGACGACGCGCGTTTCATGAACGAAGTAGCGCTGCGGATGGCCGATTGA
- a CDS encoding TraB/GumN family protein yields the protein MRLFFPRLLVAALLLSGGLLAEHRTAFARTEAHNGLIAPALWEVKDADTTIYLFGTVHVLKPGVDWFKGGIRRAFDQSDELVLEIIEPDNPNEMASIMGAKAIARDAAALSKRLEPTAREKYQAAMEANGLPWQAFEVFNPWMAGLALSVAPLEKLGYKADQGVEKLLSAAARATGKKIGALETPEQQIGYFAALPMEQQIAFLNSTVEGLNDIEAQFDSLVQHWQAGEPDKLAEEMNESLEATPELAQILLFQRNAHWAQWIKARMGQPGTVFIAVGAGHLAGKNSVQDQLKALGISTARIQE from the coding sequence ATGAGATTGTTTTTCCCCCGGCTGCTAGTCGCCGCGCTGTTGCTGTCTGGCGGACTGCTTGCGGAACACCGCACAGCGTTCGCCCGGACGGAAGCGCATAATGGGCTTATCGCCCCTGCTCTGTGGGAAGTGAAGGATGCGGACACGACCATCTATCTGTTCGGGACCGTCCATGTACTGAAACCGGGCGTGGACTGGTTCAAGGGCGGGATTAGGCGCGCCTTCGATCAATCCGATGAACTGGTGCTCGAAATCATCGAGCCGGACAATCCGAATGAGATGGCCTCCATTATGGGCGCGAAAGCCATCGCACGGGACGCGGCGGCGCTTTCCAAGCGGCTGGAGCCCACGGCGCGCGAGAAATATCAGGCAGCGATGGAGGCCAACGGCCTGCCTTGGCAAGCGTTCGAAGTCTTCAATCCGTGGATGGCCGGCCTTGCCCTATCGGTCGCGCCACTGGAAAAGCTGGGATATAAGGCCGATCAGGGCGTGGAAAAGCTGTTGAGCGCCGCTGCTAGGGCCACCGGCAAGAAGATAGGCGCGCTGGAAACCCCGGAGCAGCAGATCGGCTATTTCGCGGCGCTGCCGATGGAGCAGCAGATAGCCTTCCTCAATTCGACGGTAGAAGGCCTTAACGACATAGAGGCGCAGTTCGATTCGCTGGTCCAACACTGGCAGGCGGGTGAACCGGACAAGCTGGCCGAGGAAATGAACGAATCGCTCGAAGCGACGCCAGAGTTGGCACAGATCCTGCTGTTCCAGCGTAACGCCCACTGGGCGCAATGGATCAAGGCGCGGATGGGGCAGCCAGGAACCGTATTCATTGCCGTGGGCGCGGGACATCTGGCAGGAAAAAACAGTGTGCAGGACCAGTTGAAAGCGCTGGGAATCAGCACGGCGCGCATCCAGGAATGA
- a CDS encoding 50S ribosomal protein L25/general stress protein Ctc encodes MSEQLTLSAEARDRAGKGASRALRREGRVPAVIYGNNEEPLSIHVEEKLLGKLLGTGHFFNSVVMVEVNGKAVRTLPKDVAFHPVSDRPLHADFLRVSEHAQVHVNVPVRFENEDASPGLKRGGVLNVVRHEIELIVDAAHIPDDLVVDLKGFDVGESIHISAVTLPKGAKTAIDDRDFTIATIVAPSALKSSEGDNETPAVEEGE; translated from the coding sequence ATGAGCGAGCAGCTTACGCTGTCGGCCGAGGCACGCGATCGGGCAGGCAAGGGAGCCTCCCGCGCCCTCCGCCGTGAGGGCCGCGTTCCCGCCGTCATCTATGGTAACAATGAAGAACCCCTGTCGATCCACGTCGAGGAAAAGCTCCTGGGCAAACTGCTCGGCACCGGCCACTTCTTCAATTCGGTCGTCATGGTTGAAGTGAACGGCAAGGCCGTGCGTACCCTGCCCAAGGACGTGGCTTTCCATCCCGTGTCCGACCGTCCGCTGCACGCCGACTTCCTACGCGTTTCCGAACATGCCCAGGTGCACGTCAACGTGCCCGTTCGCTTTGAGAATGAAGACGCTTCGCCGGGCCTGAAGCGCGGCGGCGTGCTCAACGTCGTGCGCCACGAGATCGAACTGATCGTCGACGCAGCCCATATCCCCGACGATCTGGTCGTCGACCTCAAGGGCTTTGACGTGGGCGAATCGATCCACATCAGCGCCGTCACGTTGCCCAAGGGCGCGAAGACCGCCATTGACGATCGCGACTTCACCATCGCGACCATCGTTGCGCCGTCTGCTCTTAAGAGTTCCGAAGGCGACAACGAAACTCCGGCGGTCGAGGAAGGCGAATAA
- a CDS encoding TraB/GumN family protein: MIRIFARFLTLLAFAFVAACGQEPPTPQPEHGPAIWRVQRGALDGWIFGTIHVLPKGIAWQTRTFGEAIQQADRLVLEAADLQNPQKTLALFEKMGRSPDLPPLEARIPPADRDALEQIVAGGGTSTQALAGYESWAAAMLLSAATQQSLHVSQDNGVEPALIAAFKSAGKPIDGLETVERQFAAFDTLPEAAQRRLLVQTVHEAKDMRALYDRILNAWMKGDMAAIAKEDQIGDQPDPLVEEAVLIARNRDWAKAIEPMTGRPFIAVGAGHLTGTDNLIDLLKAKGFSITRLQ; encoded by the coding sequence GTGATACGCATCTTCGCTCGCTTCCTGACCCTCCTTGCGTTCGCCTTCGTCGCAGCCTGCGGGCAGGAACCTCCCACGCCGCAGCCGGAGCATGGCCCGGCCATCTGGCGGGTGCAACGGGGCGCGCTGGACGGGTGGATTTTCGGCACCATTCATGTGCTGCCAAAGGGAATTGCGTGGCAAACCCGCACATTCGGGGAAGCTATCCAACAGGCCGACAGGCTGGTTCTGGAGGCGGCAGATCTACAAAATCCGCAAAAGACGCTGGCGCTGTTCGAGAAAATGGGGCGCAGCCCTGATCTGCCGCCGTTGGAAGCCCGCATCCCCCCCGCCGACCGTGACGCGCTGGAGCAGATCGTCGCGGGCGGAGGCACCAGCACACAGGCGCTGGCGGGCTATGAAAGCTGGGCTGCGGCAATGCTCCTGTCGGCGGCAACGCAGCAATCCTTACACGTCAGTCAGGACAATGGCGTCGAACCGGCATTGATCGCAGCCTTCAAGTCAGCGGGGAAGCCCATCGACGGCCTCGAAACCGTGGAGCGGCAGTTCGCGGCCTTCGACACTTTGCCCGAAGCGGCGCAGCGGCGCCTGCTGGTGCAAACCGTGCATGAGGCGAAGGACATGCGCGCGCTTTACGACCGCATATTGAATGCGTGGATGAAGGGCGACATGGCCGCCATCGCGAAGGAGGACCAGATAGGGGATCAGCCCGATCCACTGGTCGAGGAAGCCGTGCTGATCGCCCGCAACCGCGATTGGGCAAAGGCCATCGAGCCGATGACCGGTCGCCCATTCATCGCGGTAGGTGCGGGACATCTGACCGGCACCGACAATCTGATCGACCTGCTCAAGGCAAAGGGTTTTTCGATCACGCGCCTGCAATAA
- a CDS encoding glycine--tRNA ligase subunit alpha has translation MAEGKALSFQDLILTLHAYWGKQGCVILQPYDMEVGAGTFHPATTLRSLGPDNWNAAYVQPSRRPTDGRYGENPNRLQHYYQYQVIMKPSPANLQDLYLGSLREIGIDPLVHDIRFVEDDWESPTLGAWGLGWEVWCDGMEVTQFTYFQQMGGFDCKPVAGELTYGLERLAMYIQGVDSVYDLKFNDAGVTYGDVFLANERQMSKWNFEIADTEKLFRWFRDAEAECKTCIEAGVPLAAYDQAIKASHVFNLLQARGVISVQERASYIGRVRELAKGSCEAWMEVNGWAA, from the coding sequence GTGGCCGAAGGCAAAGCGCTATCCTTTCAGGATTTGATCCTGACCCTTCACGCTTACTGGGGGAAGCAGGGCTGCGTCATCCTGCAACCGTATGACATGGAAGTGGGCGCAGGCACCTTTCATCCTGCGACTACGCTCCGCAGCCTCGGTCCGGATAACTGGAATGCTGCCTACGTTCAGCCCAGTCGTCGCCCGACCGATGGCCGCTATGGCGAGAACCCCAATCGCCTACAGCATTATTACCAGTACCAGGTCATCATGAAGCCGTCCCCGGCGAACTTGCAAGACCTCTATCTGGGATCGCTTCGGGAAATCGGCATCGACCCACTGGTCCACGACATCCGCTTTGTGGAAGACGACTGGGAAAGTCCGACGCTAGGCGCATGGGGTCTTGGCTGGGAAGTCTGGTGCGATGGTATGGAAGTCACCCAGTTCACCTATTTTCAGCAGATGGGCGGCTTCGACTGCAAACCCGTCGCGGGCGAACTGACCTACGGCCTTGAACGCCTCGCAATGTATATCCAGGGCGTCGACAGCGTCTATGACCTGAAATTCAACGATGCCGGTGTTACCTATGGTGACGTGTTCCTCGCCAACGAGCGGCAGATGTCGAAATGGAATTTCGAGATCGCCGATACCGAAAAGCTGTTCCGTTGGTTCCGCGACGCCGAAGCGGAATGCAAGACCTGCATAGAAGCAGGCGTGCCCCTTGCCGCCTATGATCAGGCAATCAAGGCGAGCCATGTCTTTAACCTGCTCCAGGCTCGCGGTGTCATCTCCGTGCAGGAGCGCGCCAGCTATATCGGTCGCGTCCGCGAACTCGCAAAGGGAAGCTGCGAGGCATGGATGGAAGTGAACGGGTGGGCCGCATAA